The genomic stretch caacctaaggtccatttatggaatacaATTCCACAATTAGGCAAAAatttagcatttaacacaaaatgccctaaaatttctatttcttcttaggtttattattttttaccaaaatttaatttttatgaatgtattttatgcccaaaatatatttgccatagtttatcattttattttccaagatttttacccgattagggtttttgtgtcggtctaagaccgaaagtcttatcttgagtttaaatcacacaattcataatttggctagcaataactcatggaaataaattccaaacaaatataatattatttaaaataatattcttaactcggggaaaacaatcccgacccgagtcgtttaaaggtactcgAAACGCAAGGCATTACAACGCCCCTCATCTCGAAACCCAAATCCCAATTCAAATTCCACCTTTTCTGGACACTAGCGCGATCACGCTAAGTCGTCAGAAACCCAAAAACTGCCTAGAACATAATTGTTCTTCCCCAAACTTTAAACCTCGATTTCCTGCAAAAACCAAAGTCCAATTTTGACCAAAATAGGTGTTTCCAGCAGGGTTTCGACCACAAAACACACCCTATAGCTCAAATAAACTATACCCAACACTCACTCCATCTCAAGACACATCATATAACCCAAAAACCAAAATCAAAGCTTTAAAACTCAATAACGTTCAAAGTAATTCAAAAGCTTAAGAACAGAGGGATTACTCACCAAATTCTGAATTCTCCAAGTTGCTTTGAGATTCTCAACAGCTCCTAGTCCCCCAGAAAGCTTCAACTCTCCTTCAATCTCCTCAAGAAACACAAACTTGGCCTAATTTTTTAGTACCCTTGAGTTGTTCTTCCAAAATGTTCAAATAAAACAACTAGCAGTTGCTTTGAACGTGACTAAGTGTTCAACTACCCCTTTTTGCCCCATAACACTCCTTAGCAAaccaaatgaccaaattaccccttgtcCCACTATTCCTCAAAGCTTAGCcccaagggtaatttagtcatttggcgttaattcccactaaacctcgaGATTCACCTaatattcccaattaaatccatcAAACCAAAATCACCAAATTaatttccattacccaataaatcttggtaattcaccaaattaccaagATACCCAtaagctcaccccgagttgggtttaaatccttgttgtgacttttctgctaaattgctcactagaattgcctCGGGCCGAAcaccacaaatatatccacataatattgtggtctcaatcacatagcatataatattccaattataccctcaacgggtcaaaattacgaaaatgtccctTTTAACGAAAATGGGTCCACAAGCACATTtagtacacataaacatgcataagcattcatattataatataactcatatatttcacgtaatcacacatatattccattaaatccacataattcacatataaatccaattatgcactctcggtacactaatcaaggcactaagttttattagaaaatttgagacgttacagctGGTATCTCGTGAAATCCGGATCTTCGGGTAAAAATGACTTGCTCAtcgagcaagtcttgcactacgaGCAGCTTCATAGGATAGTACTGACCTACTCCATCATCGAGCAGGTTGCTAAATAAGCTTTTATATTTTGACGTAGCCCTCTTGAGCAGCTACTCCTTCCGACCAGCTCTCTGAATTTGATGTGGTATAATGCCACATTTCTCTTTCTTAGAAGCCACATCATCAAGTCAAAATCGGGTTAAACACAAATCAatctttttaaaatttatttgtggcaataaaaaaattattatcaataatttattatataaaaGGTAAATGAAAAAGGGATAGGTTAATTGGACACCATTTTTTACATTATTTTCTACACCAATTTCTACTCTTTAGATCAAATGAAATTTAATGGCTAAAAATAGAGGATAAGTTAAAAAATAGGGTCGAAGAAGCACCCTTACTACAGTCATTTCAAGGTTGGTCTGCCTCTTGTGTTTGCTGCTCTTTATAATTAATGGGAAAACTTTGAAGGTCCTTCCTCCTTACTTTATGAATTGAGTCAATACAATTAAGGGAAATGCTCTTCAGTTCTAGGTGCTGATACATTTACCGTATGCTTCCCTTCGGGGGAGATACTTCATTAGCTCCAGCCACAAgacaatattttcattttttatatataatttttttgcaGTTTCAGCATTTTGCAATGAGAGTGAGGCTAGATGTCGACATTTTTCGAGTAAACCCGAAGCATCATTCCATGGTTGCTGTATATACATGGAGTGAGAAATAGAGTCAATTGTCTTTTGCTAGTGGGGGAGGACaagagtattttttttttgtatgttttaTTTCATTATAACTTATCTTCTATTTTTAACCATTAAATTTCATTTGATCCTTGGGTTAAAAATTGGTGTAGAAAATAATGTAAAAAATGGTATCTATTGAACATAAGTATGAGATTTAAACCAATCCAATTATCCTGAACTAatccaaaccaatccaattacaaaaaattaaatatccaATTACAATTTGATTGAATTTAATTTGAAAAGTTTGATGTTAATTGGATTGTATCGGTTGATGGATAACACTCTGAAAATCCAATTAGGAACCAATCCAatccaactttaattaataaatatatattatagtaaatataaatatatttaattatgttaGTTTATATTGGTTGTACTATTGTTATTGTTTTGATGCTATGTTAACACTTTCaaaatattattgttgttattttcaTGCTATATTAGTACTTTAGTTATTAGTATGAGACTTactagttttaaattttaatagttGTGGTGTAAGCTTAATATTTCACTTGTAAATCCATCATGTTAAGGACTTAATGTGATAATTTTAAGGTTTTAATGTAGTATTATTACTAAATATTGTTAgttttttgtatgattttttttatactttttacttgttaatctttttaatattaaaatttaagttaagtgataaaaaaaaacatgattaaaAAACTGATCCAATCCAATTGCAATCCAATTATAATTTGATCagattggattggattttgaAGCCAAATCAGATTGgatttgatgtttattttcaaCATCAAACCTTTAGTTGGATTAGATTGGTTAAATGCAAAAATGTTGGATTGGATCGGATGAGCACCCCTAATTGAACCTATTCATGTACGACTTCCCCACATTGTGTACCTCACATAGTACACAttcacataaaaacataaataataataataataataatttgggaAATTCTTTAATGCACAACTTATTTTTGGGTTTAcccattttttttaatgtatattgtagttacTTGGAATATcctgaataatttatagtatcgaaaataaagttcaaataaACTACTTCACACGCATGTAAACAAAAACAACAaattattttgaatattattttcactatgataaattatttaaaatttcttaaaaatttggaTAATATTCTTAATGATTACCGTACCACGTACActgtcataattttttttttttgttatactaTCCATGTAGCAAAAACATGTGTGCACCCATACACTTAAAAATAGAGTGTGCACCAAAAAAACCCCTAATAATTTCTAttgattttatgtatatatatagtttgTATTAATTAtcttttataaaattgggttaaTATTAATCTTTATTTGAAGACTCTAGATTGGAAGTGgttttttagaaaataaataaaggaatATTAGCGATATAAAAACATAAATTCATGCGTCTATTACACTTAAATATCTAATTTATTTGTTTGAGAGCATAAATACCtaatgtttattttttgttgcaaCTGTTACTTTTTTAGTTAAAAGACAAATACCAAACTTTTTAATTAAAGATAATGACGGCATAAAATTACTGTACTTAAATATCTTAAAAGAGTAAATATTTAAATATGGAATTTGGTAAATACAAATCTAACTCCTAAaacattaaattaaaaattaattttaaaattttaaaaattcaaatttaattaaaaacattattttttattcttagatttttcaacaaatcttatttaatttatatatatagatttttgaaaaaaaaaaacttacaaattagaaataatttttttaattaaatttgaattttttaaaatatctaaatgtaaaatttaatttttaatttaatattttaggtgttaattttgtattaattaaatttaggataaatattttttttaaagctagatttttttattatatatactacaaaaattaaaaaattaagtttttaaatGCAAGTATTTATGCATTCAATatttttatttacaattttttgTATTTGTCATTTAAtggaaaaataaattaattaagtatttaagtttttagttatttatgactccaatatttatatttaaaatgaaaattgttaaaatatattCCTACTGTCTAACATAACGAGATAGTGTACGATTATTAATGTAATTTAATATCTTATcttcatatttaaaaatataaacattatgAAATTTCAGCTCATACCCTCGTAGGATTTATTAAAATGTAAAATAACTACAATCAATTAAAAACACGGGTATAAATCCGCAAGTTTAGACCAAAACTAAAAAGTTAGAAAAAGgtgaaggaaaaaaataaaatcattcttcGTTTCCTTTTCCTCTTTTCCGAGTTAGGTCCCATATACATTTTTTCTCTCTTATCAGTGAACCAAAAGTAAAATGGCTCTGCAACTATGGGAAACGCTTAAAGAGGCAATCACAGTCTACACAGGTCTCTCTCCTGCCACTTTCTTTACCGTTGTAGCTTTGATTTTGGCTATTTACTACGTCGTTTCGGGGTTCTTTGGACCTTCCGATACTTACGAGAGGCCTAGATCTTTGGAGGAGGTTCAACCTCTGCCTCCTCCCGTTCAAATCGGCGAGGTCACTGAGGAAGAGTTGAAGCAGTACGATGGTTCCGATTCGACTAAACCTTTGCTCATGGCTATCAAGGGTCAGATCTATGATGTCACTCAGAGCAGGTTTTCAATaaatttttcattattattattcttttaacGGGTTTTTTTTCCTGGTAATGAAACACTGTTACTCATGATGATTTTGCTGATTTTGTTGCGAGTTTTGTTTTAGTGATTGATCAACTCTATTATTGATTTTGCTTCTGGGGTTTTCAAAATACTGTAATCTAATAACTTTTTCAATGATCGAATTCGCGATTATTTGGTCTGATTTTTTATGATAAATGACTTGAGGATGAACTTGCGCTCTTTACAAGTATAAATAAATTGTTCAGTTCAATCCTCTgggtgaaattttttatttttttttatgaacttTTATATTGGGATAAATTGTTCACTTTCAAGTTAATCAGATAAATGTTTGACCGTGTACATCTTTTTTCTGCATCTTTTCATTGAGCTCACATGCTTAAATCCTGAATTTACAAGTGAATTTATATGGGAATGCAATTCTTTGATTTCTGAGGCTTTTACTACTGCATAGCTATTACTTTTAATTTTCTGTTTTATAATGTTATATTAATCTTTTTGCCATGGTGGTATGCCTATGAGAGTATATGAATTTATTTGTTgaaaatatgatatgttataacTGATAGACTCTAAATATCTAGAGTGAGAtatatttttctatgtaattGTTCGAACAAGTTCAAAAATTTATAGTTTCAAGTATTTTCATGCTTGAATTGATTTTACTTGGCAAATAGTTTTACACGCCTAGATTTTTCTTAgttggttctttttttttttgtcttagtCTAGCATACAATCTTCTATAAGCTATTAAGTTGTTTATGTCTGAACTTGCAGGATGTTCTATGGACCTGGGGGACCTTATGCATTGTTTGCTGGAAAAGATGCTAGCAGAGCTCTTGCAAAGATGTCATTTGAAGAGAAAGATCTCACCGGTGATATTTCTGGTCTTGGTCCATTTGAGCTTGACGCCTTGCAAGATTGGGAATACAAGTTCATGAGCAAGTATGTTAAGGTTGGAACCATCAAGCAGACAGTGCCGGTAACTGATGCCTCTCCCTCTGGGGGAGCAGAACCCACCACATCAAGCCACGATGATAAGCCTACCGTGGATGGTCCAGAAAAGCCAGCAGTTAAAGAGGACAACCCTTCTGGTGCTGAAGCTGCGAGTGAATGATTGCTTCAAATTGGGAGATTTATGGGATGAGAATATTAGTCATGGGGATACCCAAAGATGAGTGTTTGGTTAATTAGTGTCTTGGTAAAACAAATAACTCCCTGTTTGGTAAAATTTGGGTTTGAGGGCTGCAACTGACTGTACTCTATTTATCTTTGGTGTCTTGTGTAGTTAAGGACATCTTATATAGTTAAATCCAGGAACTGTATTTTCTTTTAAGCTCCATAACAATGTCTTTTcttgttatcaaaataatatgAAACTCATTTACATTGCACGGTTTGAGGTTTTTCAATGTGTGATCAGGTGTAAGAATAGTCCATAGAAAAGTTTTCAAGGGATTTGTCCCATTGAGAAGCTTACTCATATGAATGTCAATAATCAAAGAGTTGAAGaaattgttatttatattttgGATTTAAAAAAGGGATCAATGGTGTCTTTATGCTCTTGCCCCGCACCATGACAGGAATCTACTGAGAGCGTGACTTGTTAGATTAGTAGTTAGTATTTTTTGTCTTTCACTTTAACCGACTTGGTAGGGATCGAACCCTGCCCCTTCTCTTTCCAGGAGAAAGCTTCCACCAGTTGAGCTAAGCCCATCTGGGTGAGGAGAAGAAATTGTTACTTGTCGAGCTTGGTTTCCTTCTCACACTTAATATTCTCATCTATTTTAGTGCCTTATTTTGTTTacttttttcttaaaatattGTATGGGAGCAGCATTGTGAATGCAACAAAATGGGCAGTAGCTGACTCACCAAACTTTTTGTTGGCGCCATATGCTAAATTTGGGACCACAACAATTAAATGTCAACACTATTACATTGAATCTAGTTTGGTGGATTGGCTGCACTAATTTT from Humulus lupulus chromosome 5, drHumLupu1.1, whole genome shotgun sequence encodes the following:
- the LOC133834749 gene encoding membrane steroid-binding protein 1, giving the protein MALQLWETLKEAITVYTGLSPATFFTVVALILAIYYVVSGFFGPSDTYERPRSLEEVQPLPPPVQIGEVTEEELKQYDGSDSTKPLLMAIKGQIYDVTQSRMFYGPGGPYALFAGKDASRALAKMSFEEKDLTGDISGLGPFELDALQDWEYKFMSKYVKVGTIKQTVPVTDASPSGGAEPTTSSHDDKPTVDGPEKPAVKEDNPSGAEAASE